A single region of the Populus nigra chromosome 2, ddPopNigr1.1, whole genome shotgun sequence genome encodes:
- the LOC133681392 gene encoding LOW QUALITY PROTEIN: UDP-glycosyltransferase 74G1-like (The sequence of the model RefSeq protein was modified relative to this genomic sequence to represent the inferred CDS: deleted 2 bases in 1 codon; substituted 1 base at 1 genomic stop codon): protein MEKRCKAHCLVVSFPAQGHINPMLQFSKRLEHKGVKVTPVTTRFISNAIMSGSSSSSISLQTISDGYDEGGIDQAESIKSYLDRFWKVGLQTLDNLVEELSGSDCPLDCIIYDAFMPWGLDVAKKFGLVGAAFFTQSCAVDSIYYHVHRGLIKLPVTETQILVPGLPPLEPQDLPSFIYHLGTYPDFFDMLLDQFSNIDRADWVFCNSFYMLEREVADWFAKLWPFRSIGPTLPSMYLDKQLENDRDYGFSLFMQKNDVCMNWLNDRPKGSVVHVSFGSLVDLKAEQMEELAWGLKRSDCYFLWVVRASEESKLSKDFAEESSAKGLVVRWCSQLEVLAHEAVGCFVTHCGWNSSLEALSLGVPMVAMPQRTDQSTNAKYITDVWNMGVKAAVDEKEIARRETIESCIREILEGEKGKEIKRNASKWKELAKEAVXEGGSSDKNIDEFVANLVLSRSSC, encoded by the exons atggagaaGCGCTGTAAAGCTCACTGCTTAGTCGTATCCTTTCCAGCCCAAGGCCACATAAACCCCATGCTTCAATTCTCCAAACGCTTAGAACACAAAGGAGTTAAAGTAACTCCAGTTACTACG CGTTTTATCTCCAACGCCATCATGTCTGGATCATCCTCCAGTTCCATTTCACTCCAAACTATATCTGATGGATATGATGAAGGAGGTATAGACCAGGCAGAAAGCATCAAGTCATACCTTGATCGCTTTTGGAAGGTGGGATTGCAAACTCTTGACAATCTTGTCGAGGAGCTTAGTGGTTCAGACTGCCCTCTTGATTGCATCATTTATGACGCCTTTATGCCTTGGGGTCTTGATGTAGCCAAGAAATTTGGGTTGGTTGGTGCTGCTTTCTTCACCCAGTCTTGTGCTGTTGATAGCATATACTATCACGTCCATCGAGGGTTGATCAAACTTCCTGTCACGGAGACTCAAATTTTGGTTCCTGGATTGCCTCCTCTAGAGCCTCAAGATTTGCCCTCTTTCATTTATCATTTGGGGACGTACCCAGATTTCTTTGACATGCTTTTGGATCAGTTCTCCAATATTGATAGAGCGGATTGGGTCTTTTGCAACTCATTTTATATGTTGGAAAGAGAG GTGGCAGATTGGTTTGCCAAGCTTTGGCCATTTCGAAGTATTGGACCAACTTTACCGTCTATGTATTTAGATAAACAACTTGAGAACGACAGAGACTATGGTTTCAGCTTGTTCATGCAGAAAAATGATGTTTGCATGAATTGGCTTAATGATAGGCCAAAAGGCTCGGTTGTACATGTGTCATTTGGGAGCCTGGTAGATCTCAAAGCAGAGCAAATGGAAGAGCTAGCTTGGGGATTGAAGAGgagtgattgttatttcttgtgGGTGGTAAGAGCATCTGAAGAATCTAAACTGTCGAAAGATTTCGCAGAAGAAAGCTCTGCGAAAGGTTTGGTGGTCAGATGGTGTTCACAGTTGGAGGTTTTAGCTCACGAGGCAGTGGGATGCTTTGTTACACACTGTGGCTGGAACTCTAGCCTGGAGGCTTTGAGTTTAGGAGTCCCAATGGTGGCAATGCCACAACGAACAGATCAAAGCACCAACGCAAAGTACATTACAGATGTTTGGAACATGGGAGTTAAAGCTGCGGTGGATGAGAAAGAGATTGCTAGGCGGGAAACAATAGAGAGTTGCATAAGAGAGATATTGGAGGGGGAGAAAGGGAAGGAGATCAAAAGAAATGCTAGTAAATGGAAGGAACTGGCCAAAGAAGCAGTGTAAGAAGGTGGTAGTTCAGATAAAAACATTGATGAATTTGTGGCTAATTTGGTTCTCTCCCGAAGCTCTTGCTGA